A stretch of the Patescibacteria group bacterium genome encodes the following:
- a CDS encoding nuclease — protein MPRRYIKKLLIAVALVGLSALGAGVTQTGDLRLPDPERTPPGYHRVVEVSDGDTFKVKIAGVTETVRLIGIDTPETKDPRKPVQCFGRAASDEAKHLLKGKLVRLEGDPESGDRDKYQRLLRFAYLEDGTFYNQHMVEQGFAFAYTIFPNSKLELFRSWERQAREAKRGLWAGCPVSESNDKRQTGNE, from the coding sequence GTGCCTCGCCGGTATATTAAAAAGTTATTAATTGCCGTGGCTTTGGTGGGTCTATCCGCCCTGGGGGCAGGCGTGACTCAAACCGGTGATTTAAGATTACCGGATCCCGAACGCACCCCTCCGGGATACCACCGGGTGGTTGAGGTTAGCGATGGCGACACCTTTAAGGTTAAAATTGCCGGCGTAACCGAAACGGTTCGCCTAATCGGTATCGACACTCCAGAGACGAAGGATCCGCGCAAGCCGGTGCAGTGCTTTGGTCGGGCGGCGAGCGACGAAGCCAAGCACTTACTCAAGGGCAAGCTGGTTAGGCTAGAGGGAGATCCGGAGAGTGGTGATCGCGACAAGTACCAACGCCTACTTAGGTTCGCTTATTTAGAGGATGGCACATTCTACAACCAGCACATGGTTGAGCAGGGATTTGCTTTTGCTTATACGATTTTTCCAAACAGCAAGCTAGAGCTATTTCGCAGCTGGGAACGCCAAGCGCGCGAGGCTAAGCGCGGGCTGTGGGCTGGCTGCCCGGTGAGCGAATCTAACGACAAGCGCCAAACCGGTAACGAGTAG
- a CDS encoding two pore domain potassium channel family protein — protein MHDISKYAYRLILLGAVSTIAIGTVFYHYIERFSWLNAYYFSVITLTTVGYGDLVTKTDIGKLFTTFYILVGVGIVTTFITVTVKRRQQRFSNRRSKSNE, from the coding sequence ATGCATGACATTAGCAAATATGCCTATCGCTTAATTTTACTGGGCGCCGTTAGCACAATTGCGATTGGCACCGTTTTTTATCACTATATAGAGAGATTTAGCTGGTTGAACGCCTACTACTTTAGCGTGATAACGCTGACCACGGTTGGCTACGGCGACTTAGTAACAAAAACCGATATCGGTAAGCTGTTCACTACTTTTTATATACTGGTTGGCGTAGGGATTGTAACCACCTTTATTACGGTTACTGTTAAGCGTCGTCAGCAACGGTTTAGCAATCGCAGATCTAAATCTAATGAATAG
- a CDS encoding deoxyribonuclease IV: MKYGVHISTAGNLPGTPARAKAMGAEVLQFFAGSPRTFKQPVYDDEIATKFKQAAAEIDMPTYIHMMYLTAYGTPDDGLRAKSVAAAKQTMENAEKLGVKGVVTHMGSHKGLGVEAVMDKLVESLQTVLEPVKDSRLLLEISAGSGGNVGNCIEELAAIYEAMGRDERLGFCLDTCHMFAGGYEVNTVDGWEAALAKFDELIGLDKMPVFHLNDSKTELGSKRDRHENIGKGFIGEDGFRAILNNPRVKDKVGILEVPGLDGKGPDKPNLDKLRELTA; this comes from the coding sequence ATGAAATATGGCGTACACATCTCAACCGCCGGCAATCTGCCGGGCACACCGGCAAGAGCCAAAGCGATGGGGGCAGAGGTGCTCCAGTTTTTTGCTGGCAGCCCTCGCACCTTTAAGCAGCCCGTCTACGATGACGAGATTGCTACAAAGTTTAAGCAAGCTGCTGCCGAAATTGATATGCCCACCTATATCCACATGATGTATCTGACCGCCTATGGCACGCCAGATGATGGCTTGCGCGCCAAATCGGTGGCCGCTGCCAAACAGACCATGGAGAACGCTGAAAAGCTGGGAGTAAAGGGTGTTGTGACGCATATGGGATCACACAAGGGGCTGGGGGTTGAAGCGGTCATGGATAAGCTGGTTGAAAGCTTGCAGACCGTCCTTGAACCGGTTAAAGACAGCCGGCTGCTACTTGAAATTTCGGCCGGCTCAGGCGGTAATGTCGGCAACTGTATTGAGGAGCTAGCGGCCATATACGAAGCTATGGGCCGAGATGAACGGCTGGGTTTCTGCCTTGATACCTGCCACATGTTTGCCGGTGGCTACGAAGTCAACACCGTGGATGGCTGGGAGGCGGCGCTGGCTAAATTTGATGAGCTGATTGGGCTCGACAAAATGCCGGTTTTCCACTTAAACGACTCTAAAACCGAACTAGGTAGTAAACGCGACCGACACGAAAACATTGGCAAAGGATTTATTGGAGAGGATGGTTTTCGAGCAATTCTTAATAACCCGCGGGTCAAAGACAAGGTCGGAATCTTAGAAGTTCCAGGTTTAGATGGTAAGGGCCCAGACAAGCCTAACCTCGATAAGCTGCGAGAGCTGACCGCTTAA
- the typA gene encoding translational GTPase TypA, with protein MRDPKTIRNIAIVAHVDHGKTTLVDGLLKQSRTFRDNQAEMQQTTILDSGDLERERGITISAKTTAVEYDGYKINIIDTPGHADFSGEVERTLGMADGIILIVDAQEGPMPQTKFVLKKSLALGLKPIVVINKIDKRDARIAEVEDEVGNLFLDLAISDDQLDYPVYYAIGRAGKAWESVPPDPEGDAADLSPIFKAIIDHVPSPQVELDQPFQMLVTSLAWDSYQGKYAIGRIQRGVAKRGQAIALMTAAGGVVGTKIDRIFVSAGLQRVEVDQAGAGEIAQITGIDKAQIGETLADASAQEALPVMEIEAPTLQIALGPNTSPFAGKEGKFTTSRQIGARLQKELETNVSLRVEERDTNFLVSGRGELHLSVLIETLRREGFEFEVGRPQVVLKEEDGKKLEPVEELIVEVPEEYVGAVTSELGRRKADLKEMEPTSKGVTSIIFHLPTRALLGLRNVLLTATKGTVVMNSSLLEYRPLGAPLQKLRNGVLISAETGPAVTYSLRVVEDRGTAFVGPGEKLYEGMIIGLNRRSDDMEINACKEKKLTNVRASSTDMTTQLIPYKKLSLEEALDFIENDELLEVTPESIRMRKRGLTAVERKRFRNS; from the coding sequence ATGCGCGATCCCAAAACAATTCGAAACATTGCCATTGTGGCTCACGTCGACCATGGTAAGACCACGCTTGTCGACGGCTTGCTTAAGCAGTCGCGAACCTTCCGTGATAATCAAGCCGAAATGCAGCAAACCACCATTCTCGACTCTGGCGATCTGGAGCGCGAGCGTGGTATTACAATTTCCGCTAAAACCACGGCGGTAGAGTACGACGGCTACAAGATCAACATCATCGACACCCCAGGTCACGCCGACTTTAGCGGTGAGGTTGAACGTACTCTCGGTATGGCCGACGGCATTATCTTAATTGTCGACGCCCAAGAGGGGCCGATGCCTCAAACCAAGTTTGTGCTTAAGAAGTCGCTGGCCTTAGGCCTCAAGCCAATTGTGGTTATTAATAAAATCGATAAGCGCGATGCTCGCATTGCCGAGGTTGAGGATGAGGTCGGCAATCTGTTCCTGGATTTGGCAATTAGCGATGATCAGCTGGATTATCCGGTTTACTATGCCATCGGCCGGGCCGGTAAGGCTTGGGAGTCGGTTCCGCCCGATCCCGAAGGCGACGCTGCCGATCTCTCCCCTATCTTTAAGGCCATTATTGATCATGTCCCGTCGCCGCAGGTTGAACTAGATCAGCCCTTCCAGATGCTGGTGACCTCACTGGCTTGGGATAGCTACCAGGGTAAGTACGCTATCGGGCGGATTCAGCGCGGCGTGGCTAAGCGCGGCCAGGCCATCGCTCTGATGACCGCTGCAGGTGGTGTTGTTGGTACCAAGATCGATCGTATCTTTGTATCGGCCGGTCTCCAGCGAGTCGAGGTCGATCAGGCCGGAGCTGGCGAGATCGCCCAGATTACCGGTATCGATAAGGCCCAAATTGGTGAAACCTTGGCCGACGCTTCGGCTCAAGAAGCGCTTCCGGTTATGGAGATTGAAGCCCCTACCCTACAGATTGCGCTGGGTCCAAACACCTCGCCATTTGCCGGTAAAGAGGGTAAGTTTACCACCTCTCGCCAAATTGGTGCCAGGTTGCAAAAAGAGCTTGAAACCAACGTTAGCTTGCGGGTTGAAGAGCGTGACACCAACTTCTTGGTCTCGGGTCGTGGCGAACTCCACCTATCGGTCTTAATTGAAACACTTCGCCGTGAAGGCTTTGAGTTTGAGGTTGGCCGCCCGCAAGTAGTGCTTAAGGAAGAGGATGGTAAAAAGCTTGAGCCGGTTGAGGAGTTGATCGTTGAGGTGCCCGAAGAGTATGTTGGCGCTGTCACCAGTGAGCTTGGCCGTCGCAAGGCTGACCTTAAAGAAATGGAGCCAACCAGCAAGGGCGTAACTAGTATTATCTTCCATTTGCCAACCCGTGCCTTGCTCGGTCTGCGCAACGTTCTTTTAACCGCCACTAAGGGCACCGTAGTGATGAATAGCAGCCTGTTAGAATACCGGCCGCTGGGTGCTCCGTTGCAGAAACTGCGCAATGGCGTGCTAATTTCAGCCGAAACCGGGCCAGCTGTAACCTACAGCCTGCGGGTGGTCGAAGACCGCGGTACCGCTTTTGTTGGCCCAGGCGAAAAATTGTATGAGGGCATGATTATCGGCTTGAATCGTCGCAGTGATGACATGGAAATTAACGCCTGTAAAGAAAAGAAGCTAACCAACGTTCGCGCTTCTTCTACCGATATGACCACCCAGCTCATCCCTTATAAGAAGCTTTCGCTCGAAGAGGCTCTCGATTTTATTGAAAACGATGAGCTGCTCGAAGTCACACCGGAATCAATTCGAATGCGCAAGCGCGGCTTAACCGCCGTTGAGCGCAAGCGCTTCCGCAACAGCTAA
- a CDS encoding SHOCT domain-containing protein — protein MPGLLRGVARTAVISGTATAVSNRVSRRQAQKWSGEQSQQPTQAVEPAQDDLTAQLEQLAALKDKGILTQEEFDAKKKQILGL, from the coding sequence ATGCCAGGATTACTACGAGGAGTTGCCCGTACCGCGGTCATTTCGGGCACCGCCACAGCTGTATCTAACCGCGTAAGTCGGAGGCAAGCCCAAAAGTGGAGCGGCGAGCAGAGTCAGCAGCCAACCCAGGCGGTTGAGCCGGCTCAAGATGACTTAACCGCTCAGCTAGAGCAGCTAGCAGCGTTAAAAGATAAAGGCATTTTGACCCAAGAAGAGTTTGACGCTAAAAAGAAGCAAATCTTAGGACTGTAG
- the msrA gene encoding peptide-methionine (S)-S-oxide reductase yields the protein MTSSSQSIVLAGGCFWCIDAAFRMINGITSVTSGYTGGQTLNPTYYQVVSGETGHAEAVRVEFNPSIISLEDVLDIFWALHNPTTLNRQGADIGPQYRSAIFYLDQAQKKIAEASIKKVAKLWSDPVVTKLEPLEQFYPAEPEHQNYFARNPQAAYCQVIINPKLEKLRQKFSERLLP from the coding sequence ATGACATCATCATCACAATCAATTGTTTTGGCGGGCGGCTGCTTTTGGTGCATTGATGCGGCTTTTCGAATGATTAACGGCATCACCAGCGTTACCTCTGGTTATACCGGAGGCCAGACCCTAAATCCAACCTACTATCAGGTTGTCAGTGGTGAGACCGGCCATGCCGAGGCGGTTAGGGTTGAGTTCAACCCATCAATTATCAGTCTCGAAGACGTTTTAGATATATTTTGGGCGCTACACAACCCAACGACGCTTAATCGCCAGGGCGCCGATATTGGTCCGCAGTACCGATCAGCTATTTTCTACTTAGATCAAGCACAGAAAAAAATTGCCGAAGCTTCAATTAAAAAGGTGGCTAAACTGTGGAGCGATCCAGTGGTTACAAAACTGGAGCCGCTTGAGCAGTTTTACCCAGCTGAGCCGGAACATCAGAACTATTTTGCAAGAAATCCCCAGGCTGCTTACTGTCAGGTAATTATTAATCCTAAGCTAGAAAAGCTACGCCAAAAGTTTAGTGAGCGGCTTCTTCCATAA
- a CDS encoding MFS transporter, giving the protein MKKWSVIAILAVAQFVMILDGTVMNVSISTVAKDLGTSITGMQTAITLFALTMAAFMLTGGKLGEIWGHKRAFTIGSMIYGSGSLITAAAPSLGVLLFGWSLVEGLGAVLVIPAIASLAAANYSGKDRVAAFSLIGAATGLAAAVGPIIGGFVTTYLSWRYVFAAETLIMIVVLLVSGRIADAKVSKGVKLDIPSVVLSATGMILVVFGALQSRSWGWIQPLGAPEVNGQAITPLGISVVAYLILLGVLVLKLFYDRQVRLESENKQPLLKVSMLKIGVLRSGLTVLTVQYFTVASVFFIVPVYLQTILGYDALQTGLKLIPLSIGLLIFTLVGSRRSTVMPPRRIVRAGQLAMAFGALLILGSINTELKGTMFWLGMFGLGAGFGLLASQLGNVTMSAVDKSDTGQVGGLQGTFQNLGQSFGTAVAGSIFILTLTSGFTAAVQNSQSLTEQAKTTITQQAQSGVGIVSQQQAEQYVLDQGGTQATAQEISDLYVSSQLESLRTTLAIIFFGLILSLILSAKLPSKMPKIV; this is encoded by the coding sequence ATGAAGAAGTGGTCGGTCATCGCCATATTAGCAGTTGCCCAGTTTGTAATGATACTGGACGGCACGGTGATGAATGTTTCGATCTCGACGGTCGCCAAGGATCTTGGCACCAGCATTACCGGGATGCAAACCGCTATTACCCTGTTTGCACTGACCATGGCCGCGTTTATGCTAACCGGCGGTAAGCTCGGGGAGATTTGGGGTCACAAGCGAGCCTTCACCATTGGCTCAATGATCTACGGCAGCGGCTCGCTAATTACCGCGGCAGCTCCATCATTGGGCGTCTTGCTGTTTGGCTGGTCACTGGTTGAAGGTCTTGGCGCGGTTTTGGTAATACCGGCAATTGCTTCGCTGGCGGCCGCCAACTACTCAGGTAAAGACCGAGTGGCAGCGTTTTCGCTGATTGGGGCGGCTACCGGCTTAGCGGCGGCGGTTGGCCCGATTATTGGCGGCTTTGTAACAACTTATCTGTCATGGCGTTACGTTTTTGCCGCCGAAACGCTGATAATGATAGTGGTACTTTTGGTGAGTGGTCGAATTGCCGACGCCAAGGTGAGCAAGGGAGTAAAACTAGACATACCAAGCGTAGTGCTATCGGCAACCGGCATGATCCTGGTGGTGTTTGGAGCTTTGCAGAGCCGGTCCTGGGGCTGGATCCAACCGCTAGGCGCGCCAGAAGTCAATGGTCAGGCCATCACCCCTCTGGGTATATCGGTAGTAGCTTATTTGATATTGCTGGGCGTTCTGGTGCTCAAGCTGTTTTACGATCGACAGGTTCGGCTTGAAAGCGAAAACAAGCAACCTCTACTTAAAGTCTCAATGCTCAAGATTGGCGTACTGCGTAGCGGTTTAACCGTCTTGACCGTTCAGTACTTTACCGTTGCCTCAGTCTTCTTTATTGTTCCGGTTTATTTGCAGACCATTCTAGGCTATGACGCGCTGCAAACCGGCCTCAAACTAATACCACTATCAATTGGCTTACTGATATTTACGCTGGTGGGTTCGCGCCGCAGCACGGTAATGCCACCACGTCGAATTGTGCGAGCCGGACAGCTAGCGATGGCTTTTGGGGCGCTTTTAATCCTTGGCTCAATTAACACCGAGTTAAAGGGAACCATGTTCTGGCTCGGTATGTTTGGCTTGGGGGCCGGCTTTGGGCTGCTGGCCTCGCAGCTAGGCAATGTGACCATGTCGGCGGTCGACAAATCGGATACCGGCCAGGTCGGTGGCTTGCAGGGGACCTTCCAGAACCTAGGCCAGTCGTTTGGTACTGCGGTTGCCGGTTCGATCTTTATTCTCACTCTAACCTCGGGCTTCACCGCGGCGGTGCAGAACAGCCAAAGCTTAACCGAGCAAGCCAAGACCACCATTACCCAGCAAGCACAGAGTGGTGTCGGCATTGTATCGCAGCAGCAAGCCGAGCAGTACGTGCTAGACCAGGGCGGCACGCAAGCAACCGCTCAAGAGATATCCGACCTTTATGTTAGTTCTCAGCTTGAGTCACTCCGGACTACTCTAGCAATTATCTTTTTTGGCTTAATTTTGTCGCTAATCTTGTCGGCTAAATTGCCATCAAAGATGCCTAAAATAGTTTAA
- a CDS encoding prepilin-type N-terminal cleavage/methylation domain-containing protein, producing the protein MRRHFRSEAGFTLIELLVVVLIIGILAAIALPTYQNQSNNRKKAEAASAEKKKAAQREQMKLNGVKSITRYKQVVMIRLDGSNTVPSARYLHNVCGRSGVDDITPIVTGTDPATTRIVVLCR; encoded by the coding sequence ATGCGACGGCATTTTCGTAGCGAAGCCGGCTTCACACTGATCGAGCTGCTGGTGGTCGTGCTGATCATTGGCATTCTCGCGGCAATTGCTCTCCCGACCTACCAGAACCAGAGCAACAACCGCAAAAAGGCCGAGGCTGCATCAGCCGAGAAGAAAAAGGCCGCTCAACGCGAGCAAATGAAGCTCAACGGTGTCAAGTCGATCACCCGCTACAAGCAAGTGGTGATGATTCGGCTCGACGGGTCGAATACTGTGCCTTCGGCGCGATACCTCCACAACGTCTGCGGTCGCTCGGGGGTGGATGACATCACGCCGATCGTGACAGGCACCGACCCGGCTACAACCCGCATTGTGGTGTTGTGCCGCTAA
- a CDS encoding DNA-3-methyladenine glycosylase yields MLTESFYQQDAVTLAQALIGCELVHTTEQGTTAGIIVETEAYSQDDEASHSFRGQTKRNAVMFGPAGHAYIYFTYGMHYCMNVVAGPEGRAEAVLIRALQPSQGIELMKARRGTDELHNLCSGPAKLVQAMGILHEQNGMSLMEEKLFITPAVKLLEIKATPRIGIRQAADKPWRFIARNSLFITNHKFNRLNA; encoded by the coding sequence ATGCTAACCGAATCCTTCTACCAGCAAGATGCCGTTACCTTAGCTCAAGCCCTAATTGGCTGTGAGCTGGTTCATACCACCGAGCAGGGAACGACCGCTGGGATTATTGTGGAGACTGAGGCCTACAGCCAAGATGACGAGGCCAGCCACAGCTTTCGCGGCCAAACTAAGCGCAACGCGGTGATGTTTGGTCCGGCCGGTCACGCCTATATTTACTTCACCTATGGCATGCACTACTGCATGAACGTGGTAGCTGGTCCGGAGGGTAGGGCGGAGGCAGTATTGATTCGAGCCCTGCAGCCATCGCAGGGGATTGAGTTAATGAAAGCACGCCGCGGGACAGACGAGCTGCACAACCTATGCAGCGGACCAGCCAAGTTGGTCCAGGCAATGGGTATACTGCATGAGCAAAACGGAATGAGTTTAATGGAGGAGAAACTTTTTATTACGCCAGCTGTGAAATTGCTCGAGATTAAGGCCACACCACGAATTGGCATTCGCCAGGCGGCTGATAAGCCGTGGCGATTTATTGCCCGCAACAGCTTATTTATTACTAATCACAAATTTAATCGCTTAAACGCTTAG
- a CDS encoding DUF2200 domain-containing protein: MEDKKPRIYTMSVAKVYPLYLAKVEKKGRTKAEVDEIIVWLTGYSQAELKVQLEQQVDFEAFFNSAPKLNPARKLITGVICGIRVEDIKDSTTQEIRYLDKLIDELARGKAMDKILRTQ; the protein is encoded by the coding sequence ATGGAAGACAAAAAGCCACGCATTTACACCATGAGCGTAGCCAAGGTTTACCCGCTCTATCTTGCCAAGGTTGAGAAAAAAGGTCGCACTAAAGCTGAAGTCGATGAGATTATTGTCTGGTTAACCGGATACAGCCAAGCTGAGCTAAAAGTTCAGCTTGAACAGCAGGTCGACTTTGAAGCTTTCTTTAACTCCGCCCCCAAGTTAAACCCGGCCCGAAAGTTAATTACGGGAGTAATTTGCGGCATACGGGTGGAAGACATTAAAGATTCAACAACACAAGAAATTCGCTATCTGGATAAGCTAATCGATGAGCTAGCCCGCGGCAAGGCGATGGATAAGATTTTAAGAACGCAATAG
- a CDS encoding DUF1697 domain-containing protein — MVYVALLRGINVGGNNKVEMAKLKLTFEQLGFTKVKTYINSGNIIFEGPDQNHLQLASQIEAAITKDFGLNIPVVLRNLKQIQAICKAMPETWVNNSVMKCDVLFLWEEVDNKSALEAMSVKRDIVDLKYVPGAVIWRIDKENVTRGGIDKFIAAPIYKKITIRNCNTVRKLKTLMEEAAH, encoded by the coding sequence ATGGTTTACGTAGCATTACTTCGCGGCATCAATGTCGGCGGCAACAACAAAGTAGAGATGGCCAAGCTAAAGCTGACCTTTGAGCAGCTAGGCTTTACCAAAGTTAAAACCTACATTAATTCCGGAAATATTATATTTGAAGGGCCTGATCAAAATCACCTGCAGCTAGCCTCACAAATTGAGGCTGCGATTACAAAAGATTTTGGCCTCAATATACCGGTGGTTTTACGTAACCTTAAGCAGATACAAGCAATCTGCAAAGCCATGCCTGAGACTTGGGTTAACAACTCGGTCATGAAGTGTGATGTACTGTTTTTGTGGGAAGAGGTTGATAACAAGTCGGCACTTGAGGCAATGTCGGTTAAACGCGATATTGTTGACTTAAAGTACGTCCCAGGAGCAGTTATCTGGAGAATTGACAAGGAAAATGTCACTCGTGGTGGTATCGATAAATTTATTGCGGCACCAATTTACAAGAAAATCACGATCAGAAACTGCAATACCGTCCGTAAGCTAAAGACTCTTATGGAAGAAGCCGCTCACTAA
- a CDS encoding class I SAM-dependent methyltransferase, with protein sequence MQEVQTLDPQKIDFDPYRLQAQVYDALHTALRDYNAEAHEVMQLIAKYGNGGKTLLDVACGTGLHLQHFRPSYRVVGLDRSSAMLDRAAMRLQHVELAQRDMRNFDLDGRRFSAVTCLCSSIGHMQSLEDLSDAIECMAKHLEPGGVLVLEPWYTPYTWLDRQQPAVVWSGDGSVVRVTLASYVKKDERTEVEHALLQMHHHMGHPLETGYFISQFLTSLFTDEQYEEAIERAGLKLVYESAGINASSHPVYIGINPR encoded by the coding sequence ATGCAGGAAGTTCAGACGCTGGATCCGCAGAAGATCGACTTCGACCCCTATCGCCTGCAGGCCCAGGTGTACGACGCGCTTCATACGGCGCTGAGGGACTACAACGCTGAAGCCCATGAGGTGATGCAGCTCATTGCCAAGTACGGCAATGGGGGCAAAACGCTGCTAGACGTGGCTTGCGGTACCGGCCTCCACCTGCAGCATTTTCGCCCCTCGTATAGAGTCGTGGGGCTGGACCGCAGCTCTGCGATGCTGGACCGGGCTGCGATGAGACTTCAACACGTCGAGCTAGCACAGCGCGATATGCGCAACTTCGACCTGGACGGCCGTCGGTTTAGCGCGGTAACCTGTCTGTGCAGCTCAATCGGGCACATGCAGAGCCTCGAAGACCTGAGTGACGCGATCGAGTGCATGGCAAAGCACCTGGAGCCGGGCGGCGTTTTGGTGCTGGAACCGTGGTACACGCCATACACTTGGCTTGACCGCCAGCAGCCGGCTGTGGTCTGGTCGGGGGACGGCTCGGTCGTTCGGGTGACGCTTGCCAGCTACGTGAAGAAGGATGAGCGTACCGAAGTTGAACACGCTCTACTGCAGATGCACCACCACATGGGGCACCCGCTGGAGACCGGCTACTTCATCTCGCAGTTCTTGACGTCGCTGTTCACCGACGAGCAGTACGAGGAGGCGATTGAGCGTGCTGGCCTGAAGCTTGTGTATGAGTCCGCCGGCATCAACGCCAGCAGTCACCCTGTCTACATCGGCATCAACCCGCGGTAA
- a CDS encoding VOC family protein: MSNIRTNPYLFFKGNALEAMKFYQSVFGGELDTKTYADFHVPAEGDLKDDSIMHASLNGGDVVLMASDTNLASPKAAKITISLNGDADSEARLTEVFKLLSDGAEVQTPLKKEMWGDLYGSLTDKYGIDWMINIESGAKEGAAS, translated from the coding sequence ATGAGCAATATTAGAACCAATCCATACCTGTTTTTTAAAGGAAACGCCCTTGAGGCAATGAAGTTTTATCAGAGCGTGTTTGGCGGTGAGCTTGATACCAAAACTTACGCCGATTTTCACGTTCCGGCCGAAGGCGACTTAAAAGATGACAGTATTATGCATGCCTCATTAAATGGTGGCGATGTGGTGTTGATGGCTAGCGACACCAACCTGGCTAGCCCCAAGGCCGCCAAGATAACGATATCGCTTAACGGTGATGCCGACAGTGAGGCGCGATTAACCGAGGTTTTTAAACTGCTTAGCGATGGCGCCGAGGTACAAACCCCACTCAAAAAAGAGATGTGGGGCGATCTTTACGGTAGCCTAACCGATAAGTACGGCATTGACTGGATGATTAATATTGAGTCCGGAGCAAAAGAGGGCGCGGCTAGCTAA
- a CDS encoding N-acetyltransferase has protein sequence MAAIVRPLKLNEVPSLHRRFGEAIDTSFAYIKPQYRVKIRRDNNLIRLGYACVHPQRILLAAVDEGDLLGYAIGAVGKTQADLYWLYVSPKSRGQQLGLKLLQTFEQSSRQQGVNRVGLSTYDHHTYYAAIGYNTIKQETLHGVPMKIMVKDISL, from the coding sequence ATGGCTGCAATTGTTCGTCCGTTAAAACTAAATGAAGTACCGTCTTTGCACCGACGTTTTGGCGAGGCAATTGACACCAGCTTTGCCTATATAAAGCCGCAATACAGAGTCAAAATTAGACGAGACAACAATCTGATTCGGCTGGGCTACGCCTGCGTCCATCCTCAGCGTATTTTGCTAGCAGCCGTTGATGAGGGTGATTTACTTGGTTACGCAATTGGGGCCGTAGGTAAAACTCAGGCCGATCTATATTGGCTGTATGTGTCGCCAAAAAGCCGTGGTCAACAGTTAGGCTTAAAGCTGCTGCAGACCTTTGAGCAATCAAGTCGACAACAAGGAGTCAACCGAGTCGGACTATCTACCTACGATCACCACACCTACTACGCCGCGATTGGCTACAACACCATTAAGCAAGAGACGCTGCATGGTGTACCAATGAAGATTATGGTTAAGGATATTAGTTTATGA
- a CDS encoding VOC family protein: MQKIVPHLWFDTQAKEAAEFYVKVFPDSKIISSSVIKNTPSGDCDIMSYSLGGYRFMAISAGPAFKINSSISFMVNFDPSRDDKAREHLDELWEALSQGGEVMMPLDKYPYSERYGWVQDRFGVSWQLILTDPEGEPRPFIVPTLLFNGEATNKAAEAIKFYLSVFKDSKMGTEAPYPEDNGPAKKGSLMFADFMLENQWFAAMDAGVEMSSPFNEAVSLLVNAEDQAEIDYYWDKLSAVPQAEQCGWLKDQFGVSWQVVPTAMSKMMSEATPEQAQRVTQAFLKMKKFDIAKLESAYEGK, translated from the coding sequence ATGCAAAAAATTGTTCCACATCTGTGGTTTGACACGCAGGCCAAAGAAGCGGCTGAGTTTTATGTAAAGGTGTTTCCTGACTCAAAGATTATTAGCAGTAGTGTAATCAAAAATACTCCTAGCGGGGACTGCGATATCATGTCGTACTCACTAGGGGGCTATAGGTTTATGGCGATTAGTGCCGGGCCTGCCTTTAAAATTAATTCGTCGATTTCATTTATGGTTAACTTTGACCCCAGTCGCGACGATAAGGCCAGGGAGCATTTAGACGAGTTATGGGAGGCCTTGAGCCAAGGTGGCGAGGTAATGATGCCGCTGGACAAATACCCATACAGCGAACGTTATGGCTGGGTGCAAGATCGTTTTGGTGTGAGCTGGCAGCTGATTTTAACCGATCCGGAAGGCGAGCCGAGACCGTTTATTGTGCCAACTCTGCTGTTTAATGGCGAAGCTACCAATAAAGCGGCCGAAGCAATTAAGTTTTACTTATCGGTATTTAAGGATTCAAAAATGGGAACCGAAGCTCCCTACCCAGAGGATAACGGCCCAGCCAAGAAAGGCTCCCTTATGTTTGCCGACTTTATGCTAGAAAATCAGTGGTTTGCAGCGATGGATGCCGGCGTTGAGATGTCATCACCTTTTAACGAGGCGGTGTCGTTGCTGGTTAATGCCGAGGATCAGGCGGAGATTGATTATTACTGGGACAAGCTTAGTGCCGTGCCGCAAGCCGAGCAGTGCGGCTGGCTGAAGGATCAGTTTGGCGTATCTTGGCAGGTGGTACCAACCGCCATGAGCAAGATGATGTCAGAGGCTACGCCAGAACAAGCTCAGCGCGTAACTCAAGCCTTTTTGAAGATGAAGAAGTTCGATATTGCGAAGTTGGAGTCGGCTTACGAGGGGAAGTAG